In Dyadobacter sp. NIV53, a single window of DNA contains:
- a CDS encoding ATP-binding protein has protein sequence MLVSVLKKRGWGLGLTLAKRIIENYHNGKLFVKSSEIGKGTTFRIVLTADVIE, from the coding sequence ATCCTGGTTTCAGTACTAAAAAAACGCGGATGGGGCTTAGGCCTGACCCTGGCAAAACGTATTATTGAAAACTACCACAACGGAAAACTTTTTGTCAAAAGCTCCGAAATAGGAAAAGGAACTACTTTCAGGATTGTGCTTACTGCTGATGTGATTGAGTAG
- a CDS encoding HAMP domain-containing sensor histidine kinase translates to MILYAEGVRYIMTTPYDENFNVVMQVIQDAVDFYQIPAIYVDDNNNNLANKTIINHFPKNLSLKEKERIIDEKLAIMKQEHPPIPVELEKGRTGYIYYSNSFLLAQLRYYPFLQLSVMLLIGYLAYLAFSSARKAEQNRVWVGLAKETAHQLGTPLSSLMAWVEYFRSDPNIDPSIAEEIEKDVIRLEMITTRFSNIGSVPIMKDEPVAEIVINFVTYLQKRVSSKVKFTIDNQLAIEQTALLNKNLFEWVIENICKNAVDAMGGIGEINVTLQAPPMTKEILIDISDTGKGMTKANINKIFDPGFSTKKTRMGLRPDPGKTYY, encoded by the coding sequence GTGATACTATATGCAGAAGGCGTACGCTATATTATGACAACTCCATATGATGAAAATTTCAATGTTGTAATGCAGGTGATCCAGGACGCAGTTGATTTTTATCAGATTCCGGCCATTTATGTCGATGATAACAACAACAACCTGGCTAACAAAACCATTATTAATCATTTTCCGAAGAATTTAAGCTTAAAAGAAAAGGAACGGATTATAGACGAAAAACTGGCAATTATGAAACAGGAACATCCTCCGATTCCTGTTGAATTAGAGAAAGGCAGAACGGGATACATTTATTACAGTAACTCTTTCCTTCTTGCCCAACTCCGTTATTATCCTTTTTTACAATTGTCTGTAATGCTGCTGATAGGTTATCTGGCTTATCTGGCTTTCAGTTCGGCTCGAAAGGCCGAACAAAACCGGGTTTGGGTTGGTTTGGCGAAAGAAACAGCACATCAGCTCGGCACCCCGCTTTCATCATTAATGGCCTGGGTAGAATATTTTCGAAGCGATCCGAACATCGACCCTTCCATTGCCGAAGAAATCGAAAAAGATGTAATCAGGCTGGAAATGATTACAACCCGTTTTTCAAACATTGGATCTGTTCCAATTATGAAAGATGAACCTGTGGCTGAAATCGTGATCAATTTCGTTACCTATCTTCAAAAACGCGTTTCTTCCAAAGTCAAATTTACCATAGATAATCAGCTTGCGATAGAACAAACCGCGCTTCTGAACAAAAATCTGTTTGAATGGGTAATAGAAAATATCTGCAAGAATGCAGTGGATGCCATGGGCGGTATTGGTGAGATCAACGTCACGTTGCAAGCTCCACCAATGACCAAAGAAATCCTGATCGATATTTCAGATACAGGAAAAGGAATGACAAAAGCCAATATAAACAAGATCTTCGATCCTGGTTTCAGTACTAAAAAAACGCGGATGGGGCTTAGGCCTGACCCTGGCAAAACGTATTATTGA
- the hemA gene encoding glutamyl-tRNA reductase produces the protein MYNHFKSISLSHRKAPLAIREQLALNEDSAKGIMLRLKDFFDVTDVLVVSTCNRTEIYYSSTGDLNEEMIKLLLIEKGISDIQPFLAYFERFAEGESAVQHLFEVATGLHSQVVGDMQIPNQIKHAYQWSADLNMAGPFLHRLLHTIFFANKRVAQETFFRDGAASISYASVELLEGLMPNPKILVAGLGEIGSDVCRNLAQKTGADVTIVNRTRSKADALAAELGFRVADVEDIEAEISRADIIVSSIARDEPFFTKEMMVRLRGMSFKYFIDLSVPRSVSPEVEEIPGVMLYTIDSIRSRADEALTRRMDAVPHVREIIGEAVTEFNDWSKEMIVSPTIQKLKGALEQIRKEELTRFTKNLSDSELEKVERITTSMMQKILKLPVLQLKAACKRGEAETLIDVLNDLFNLEKQKESH, from the coding sequence ATGTACAATCATTTCAAATCAATAAGTTTATCACATCGGAAGGCTCCTCTTGCAATCAGGGAACAACTTGCCCTGAACGAGGACAGCGCCAAAGGAATCATGCTTCGTTTGAAGGATTTTTTCGATGTTACTGACGTTTTAGTCGTTTCTACCTGCAATCGTACCGAAATATATTATTCTTCAACAGGTGATCTGAATGAAGAAATGATCAAGCTTTTATTAATAGAAAAGGGAATTTCTGATATTCAGCCGTTCCTTGCCTATTTTGAGCGTTTTGCTGAGGGTGAAAGTGCCGTTCAGCATTTGTTTGAAGTAGCAACAGGCCTGCATTCCCAGGTTGTTGGAGATATGCAGATACCAAATCAGATCAAACATGCATACCAATGGTCAGCCGATCTGAATATGGCTGGTCCTTTTTTGCACCGTTTGCTGCACACCATATTTTTTGCTAACAAACGCGTTGCACAGGAAACATTTTTCAGGGATGGAGCTGCTTCCATTTCTTATGCATCGGTTGAATTACTGGAAGGGCTTATGCCTAATCCGAAAATTTTAGTTGCCGGCCTGGGTGAAATAGGAAGTGATGTATGCCGGAACCTTGCACAAAAAACAGGAGCAGATGTAACGATTGTAAACCGTACGAGAAGTAAGGCTGATGCGCTTGCAGCAGAATTAGGATTCCGTGTGGCAGATGTTGAGGATATTGAAGCAGAAATTTCCCGTGCTGATATTATTGTATCATCCATTGCGCGCGATGAACCATTTTTCACAAAAGAAATGATGGTCCGTTTACGTGGCATGTCCTTTAAATATTTTATTGATCTTTCAGTACCGCGCAGTGTTTCTCCGGAAGTGGAAGAAATACCTGGCGTTATGTTATATACCATTGATTCCATCAGGAGCAGGGCCGACGAAGCGTTAACCCGCAGGATGGATGCAGTTCCTCACGTTAGGGAAATAATTGGGGAAGCTGTAACAGAATTTAATGATTGGTCGAAAGAAATGATTGTTTCTCCGACTATCCAAAAGCTGAAAGGTGCTTTGGAACAAATCAGAAAAGAAGAGCTTACTCGCTTTACCAAGAACCTGAGCGATAGCGAACTGGAAAAAGTGGAGCGTATTACAACAAGTATGATGCAGAAAATCCTCAAACTTCCGGTGCTTCAGCTAAAAGCAGCTTGTAAAAGAGGTGAGGCAGAAACTTTGATCGATGTGTTAAATGACTTGTTCAATCTTGAAAAACAGAAAGAAAGTCACTGA
- a CDS encoding DEAD/DEAH box helicase codes for MTFQELNLTKPLLSALADLGYTTPTTIQEKVFSVMMSGKDVCGIAQTGTGKTFAYLLPTLRQIDYSKDRLPQLLIIVPTRELVVQVAEEVKKLSAYLTLQVVGVYGGGNIKVQMAELKQGADVVVATPGRLVDLALNGSLKTKAIKKLVIDEVDEMLNLGFRTQLKNILDILPQKRQNLLFSATITPEVEVLMQTYFNNPVRIEAAPVGTPLENIEQIAYLVPNFYTKVNLLEHLLDENPDMNKVLIFVATKKLADQLFGQLERDYPDTIGVIHSNKEQNHRFNSVKQFHEGTYRILIATDIIARGLDVAEVSHVFNFDIPEVPENYIHRIGRTGRADKKGKAISFITERDQEYRESIEALMNYEIPVLELPEKLKISEILTSDEQPKINMKSIEMKLPKRDSVGSAFHEKIAKNLKVNVRRDHAQEKMQKYGRPIKRSGKK; via the coding sequence ATGACTTTTCAAGAATTAAATCTCACCAAACCTTTATTAAGTGCCCTTGCTGATCTAGGTTATACGACACCCACAACTATACAGGAAAAAGTATTTTCAGTTATGATGTCCGGCAAGGACGTATGTGGAATTGCACAGACGGGGACAGGAAAAACGTTTGCTTATTTATTACCGACTCTTCGCCAGATAGATTATTCTAAAGACCGTCTTCCACAGCTTCTGATCATTGTTCCTACCCGTGAACTTGTGGTGCAGGTGGCTGAGGAAGTGAAAAAACTGAGTGCTTATCTCACCTTACAGGTTGTGGGAGTTTATGGCGGTGGAAACATCAAAGTACAAATGGCTGAATTGAAACAAGGCGCTGATGTGGTGGTAGCAACTCCTGGCAGACTGGTAGACCTGGCGCTGAACGGATCACTTAAAACCAAAGCCATAAAAAAATTGGTTATCGATGAAGTGGATGAGATGCTGAATCTTGGGTTTCGTACACAGCTGAAAAACATACTGGACATTCTGCCTCAAAAACGCCAGAATTTATTATTTTCTGCGACAATAACACCTGAGGTAGAAGTTTTAATGCAGACCTACTTCAATAATCCGGTTCGCATTGAAGCGGCTCCAGTAGGAACTCCACTCGAAAATATTGAGCAGATTGCCTATCTGGTTCCGAATTTTTACACAAAAGTAAACTTACTTGAGCATCTGCTGGACGAAAATCCGGATATGAACAAAGTGCTTATTTTCGTCGCAACAAAAAAACTGGCCGATCAGTTATTTGGCCAGCTGGAAAGGGATTATCCGGATACCATTGGTGTGATACATTCCAATAAAGAACAAAACCACAGATTTAATTCGGTAAAACAATTTCACGAAGGGACTTACAGGATACTGATTGCCACGGACATCATTGCGAGAGGACTGGATGTTGCAGAGGTTTCCCACGTATTTAACTTTGATATTCCCGAAGTTCCTGAAAATTATATTCACAGGATAGGAAGGACAGGACGAGCCGATAAAAAAGGAAAAGCTATCTCCTTTATCACAGAAAGAGATCAGGAATACAGAGAAAGTATAGAAGCATTGATGAACTATGAAATCCCTGTTCTGGAATTGCCCGAAAAACTAAAAATTTCGGAAATCCTTACTTCGGACGAGCAGCCGAAAATTAATATGAAAAGTATCGAAATGAAACTACCGAAAAGAGATTCGGTTGGTTCTGCTTTTCATGAAAAAATTGCTAAAAACTTGAAAGTAAATGTACGCCGGGATCATGCACAGGAAAAAATGCAGAAGTACGGCCGTCCTATCAAACGATCAGGAAAGAAATAA
- a CDS encoding DoxX family protein produces MKFFGLYIMSFFYVLAGILHFVRPKVYLKIMPTYLPYPLQLVYISGIFEILFGLLLLFPVTRTAGAWLLVLLLIAIFPANIQMAVSFYQKSNPSLWIAILRLPLQLVLIWWAWTYTKW; encoded by the coding sequence ATGAAATTTTTTGGGCTTTACATCATGTCGTTTTTTTATGTTTTAGCCGGTATCCTTCACTTCGTCCGTCCAAAGGTATACCTGAAAATTATGCCAACCTATCTTCCTTATCCGCTACAACTGGTTTATATCAGCGGAATATTTGAAATATTATTTGGCTTACTGCTTTTGTTTCCTGTTACAAGGACTGCCGGAGCCTGGTTACTGGTTTTACTATTAATTGCTATATTCCCGGCTAATATTCAAATGGCAGTTAGTTTTTATCAAAAAAGCAATCCTTCATTATGGATAGCTATTCTCCGTCTTCCGCTGCAGTTAGTACTGATCTGGTGGGCCTGGACCTACACAAAATGGTAG
- a CDS encoding porin family protein, producing the protein MKNCIILLFVLLSGASQSFAQENVSIGPIAGVSIANFRGNKAGIGNTTNAKAGLTVGGFYTYASKTGFGFSGQVLFTQLGAQVYNKTNEINLNYIQLPLLATYFFGQYGDKFRPKLFVGPSLNFLVGAKDKDGNNLNPDSNNRVYNPFDLGLTFGAGINIRLKDKIWLNLDARYGLGLLDVSKDSYNLKNSNWGINAGLSFPFGTYNKNTGRFRAR; encoded by the coding sequence ATGAAAAATTGCATTATTCTATTATTTGTACTTCTATCTGGCGCATCTCAGTCTTTTGCTCAGGAGAATGTATCTATCGGTCCGATTGCAGGTGTCTCTATTGCTAATTTCAGAGGAAATAAAGCAGGAATTGGCAATACAACAAATGCGAAAGCGGGATTAACGGTTGGTGGATTTTATACTTATGCTTCCAAAACAGGGTTTGGTTTTAGCGGCCAGGTTTTATTTACGCAACTTGGTGCTCAGGTATATAACAAAACCAATGAAATTAATTTAAACTATATTCAGTTGCCATTACTGGCCACCTATTTCTTTGGGCAGTATGGAGACAAATTTCGTCCCAAATTGTTTGTCGGACCTTCTTTAAACTTTCTGGTAGGTGCAAAGGACAAAGACGGCAATAATCTTAATCCTGATTCAAATAACCGTGTTTATAATCCTTTTGACCTAGGCCTTACTTTTGGCGCAGGAATAAATATCCGTCTGAAAGATAAAATCTGGCTGAATCTGGACGCGCGTTACGGCCTGGGTTTACTGGATGTTTCCAAGGATAGCTACAATTTAAAAAATAGCAATTGGGGCATCAATGCAGGTTTAAGCTTTCCATTCGGGACTTACAATAAAAATACCGGACGTTTCAGAGCAAGATAA
- a CDS encoding APC family permease — MPEPSDKIRPQIGVFDLGMIVISLVIGIGIFRTPAIVARQAETPVLFFSAWVAGGIVSMIGAFVFAEIGSRHHFPGGFYKLISTAFHPLYSFMINWVIVLTYGAGMAGVALIGSEYINPLLPASLHSQLAIQGTAVVTLLFFYTINMLGIKSGSRTQNLLSTLKILMMLVLCTGIFYTQNPSTLKHLPLPQSSGNWLTAFGASLIAVFYTFGGYQQTLNFGADIKNPVRNTPRGIFLGMFLILGLYLALNYTYYNVLGFAGLQNSNLIAADTARALFGPWGEIFFSIAIFLSVLGFINATMLSLPRVYYALADDHILPPIFKKVNSKTQVQEFALTFLIVTTLISLAMLDTFEQIVNYVMSVDSIALASAAATIFVFRKKAGINDEHKGFKMIGYPWLPAFFVLFLLVVAVNVIVTDPSSAIVGWGLFLGGAPLYFILQRLGK, encoded by the coding sequence ATGCCTGAGCCTTCTGATAAAATACGTCCGCAAATTGGTGTCTTCGATTTAGGCATGATTGTCATAAGTCTCGTTATAGGTATTGGCATATTCAGGACTCCCGCCATCGTTGCCAGACAGGCAGAAACTCCTGTATTATTTTTTTCTGCCTGGGTTGCCGGAGGAATTGTAAGCATGATCGGTGCATTTGTTTTTGCAGAAATTGGTTCGAGGCATCATTTTCCAGGTGGATTTTATAAACTGATTTCCACCGCTTTTCACCCACTTTATTCTTTCATGATCAACTGGGTAATTGTACTTACCTATGGTGCAGGAATGGCAGGTGTGGCACTTATTGGCTCCGAATATATTAATCCGTTATTACCGGCTTCTTTGCATAGCCAGCTCGCCATACAGGGAACCGCAGTTGTAACGCTGTTATTCTTTTACACTATTAATATGCTGGGTATTAAGTCAGGTTCACGAACGCAAAATCTTTTAAGTACCCTGAAAATCCTGATGATGCTGGTGTTATGTACCGGCATTTTTTATACCCAAAATCCCTCAACGCTTAAACATCTGCCCCTACCCCAATCTTCCGGAAACTGGCTGACAGCGTTTGGCGCAAGTCTGATTGCAGTGTTTTACACATTTGGCGGTTATCAGCAAACATTGAATTTTGGCGCTGATATTAAAAATCCCGTTCGTAATACACCGAGAGGAATATTCTTAGGTATGTTTCTTATACTCGGATTGTATCTGGCACTTAACTATACTTACTATAATGTGTTAGGTTTTGCGGGTTTACAAAACTCCAATCTTATTGCAGCTGATACAGCCAGAGCATTGTTTGGGCCATGGGGAGAAATTTTCTTTTCAATTGCTATTTTCCTTTCTGTTTTAGGGTTTATCAATGCTACTATGCTTTCACTTCCGCGTGTATATTATGCTTTGGCCGACGATCATATACTTCCCCCGATTTTCAAAAAAGTGAATTCAAAAACGCAGGTACAGGAATTTGCACTTACATTTTTGATTGTCACCACCCTGATTTCCCTGGCAATGCTGGATACTTTTGAGCAGATTGTAAACTATGTCATGTCAGTAGATAGTATTGCCCTCGCAAGTGCTGCTGCTACTATTTTCGTATTCCGGAAAAAAGCGGGAATTAATGACGAACACAAAGGTTTTAAAATGATAGGTTATCCCTGGCTTCCTGCATTTTTTGTATTATTTCTTCTTGTTGTTGCCGTCAACGTTATTGTTACAGATCCTTCTTCAGCCATAGTTGGATGGGGCCTTTTTCTGGGAGGAGCACCACTATATTTCATTCTGCAAAGGTTAGGTAAATGA
- a CDS encoding EamA family transporter, producing the protein MLNFILSVLFTVALYMIMRAYPRYRINSFHAIVFNYYSCVLTGLFLTPDLHAFTNVDWSSEGTILTLALGTMFVIAFMFIGLTAQKVSVTAASLAGNMSLVIPVLFGLFIFKNNNKDFTFLNYTGLILALAALALGAIQTQKKDIVKEIIVEKDQPKNFTSLLWLLPLLTFFGSGTNNTLINYLSSKYYAAGQTTVFMIIACTGAVLIGSVLLIYKVLFNNEKIELRSLIGGLILGVPNFLSLYFLLQALSDFGNSAAYVFPIYNILSMLVSSFAAWIIYKEQLNNYNRLGLTLAVVAIILISYQELGL; encoded by the coding sequence ATGCTCAACTTCATACTCTCCGTCCTATTCACTGTTGCCCTGTATATGATCATGCGGGCTTATCCGCGTTACAGGATCAATTCCTTCCATGCCATTGTTTTCAATTATTACTCCTGCGTACTGACCGGGCTTTTCCTGACGCCGGATCTTCATGCATTTACCAATGTCGATTGGAGTTCCGAAGGCACAATCCTTACACTGGCTTTGGGAACTATGTTTGTGATTGCATTTATGTTTATCGGACTTACGGCTCAAAAAGTAAGTGTTACAGCAGCCTCCCTGGCAGGAAATATGTCACTGGTCATACCCGTACTTTTTGGCCTGTTTATTTTTAAAAACAACAATAAGGATTTTACTTTCCTCAATTATACAGGATTGATCCTGGCATTGGCCGCACTTGCGTTAGGTGCCATTCAAACTCAGAAAAAGGACATTGTAAAGGAAATTATCGTTGAAAAAGATCAGCCTAAAAATTTCACATCACTACTCTGGCTTCTCCCCCTGCTTACTTTCTTTGGCAGCGGGACTAATAATACACTTATCAATTATTTATCCTCAAAATATTATGCAGCCGGGCAAACAACTGTTTTTATGATTATTGCGTGTACCGGTGCCGTTCTGATCGGATCAGTTTTGCTGATTTATAAGGTTTTGTTTAATAATGAAAAAATTGAATTACGCAGTCTTATTGGCGGTTTGATACTGGGCGTCCCCAATTTTTTGTCATTGTACTTCCTGTTACAAGCCTTATCAGACTTTGGAAATAGTGCGGCTTATGTTTTCCCTATTTATAACATTCTCAGCATGTTAGTTTCTTCTTTTGCTGCATGGATCATTTATAAGGAACAATTAAATAATTACAACAGGCTAGGACTGACATTAGCAGTAGTGGCAATTATTTTGATTTCTTACCAGGAACTAGGTTTATAA
- a CDS encoding phosphoribosylglycinamide formyltransferase, whose product MIRIAIFASGSGSNAEKISEYFAEKPNVEISLILTNNPLAGVIMRARKLHIPVVIFDKKTFYDTDRILQLLQNEKTDFIVLAGFMMLIPDFLVKAYPEKIVNIHPALLPKHGGKGMYGHFVHEAVVAAKETESGITIHFVNERYDEGNIISQITCEVSATDTPDDVAKKVQVLEHENYPKVIEEVITKIKTD is encoded by the coding sequence ATGATACGTATTGCCATTTTTGCATCCGGTTCAGGTTCAAACGCAGAAAAAATAAGCGAATATTTTGCAGAAAAACCAAATGTGGAAATTTCACTGATACTGACTAACAATCCACTGGCCGGTGTAATTATGCGTGCCAGAAAGCTGCATATTCCGGTTGTGATTTTTGATAAAAAAACCTTTTACGACACAGATAGAATTCTGCAATTGCTCCAAAATGAAAAGACAGATTTCATTGTGTTAGCCGGTTTTATGATGCTGATTCCGGATTTTCTCGTAAAAGCTTATCCTGAAAAAATCGTAAATATTCACCCTGCCTTATTACCAAAACACGGAGGCAAAGGCATGTACGGACATTTTGTACATGAAGCGGTGGTAGCAGCCAAAGAAACGGAATCTGGTATTACCATTCATTTTGTAAATGAACGGTACGATGAAGGAAACATTATTTCACAGATAACCTGTGAGGTTTCAGCAACTGATACGCCGGATGACGTTGCAAAAAAAGTGCAGGTATTGGAGCATGAAAATTATCCAAAAGTGATTGAAGAAGTTATCACAAAAATAAAAACCGACTAA
- a CDS encoding geranylgeranylglycerol-phosphate geranylgeranyltransferase has product MNVSARPKVTLRDFITGSVRLVRMTNLVIVAITQYLTRILLIGPRADWRHIIADPDMFFLSLSTVCIAAAGYIINDYFDVKIDIVNKPERVVVGRYLKRRWAMGAHQVLNVFGALLGLLVSHWVFLINVFSITLLWFYSERFKRKPFIGNFIVSLLTGFSLLILTVYFPANRHLVFIYAVFSFFISLIREIIKDMEDIRGDAAHGCRTLPIIWGIRRTKTFLYSVVSLFVVTLFLMAKVLENNLLSILFILLLLPIGWLVFRLMKSDTRRDFKELSTLCKLIMLLGLLTMIWA; this is encoded by the coding sequence ATGAATGTGTCTGCCCGTCCAAAAGTGACATTACGGGATTTTATAACAGGAAGTGTGCGCCTTGTGCGTATGACTAATCTGGTCATTGTAGCTATTACACAATATCTCACCAGAATTCTATTAATCGGACCGAGAGCTGACTGGCGGCACATTATTGCCGATCCGGATATGTTCTTTCTGTCCCTTTCAACTGTTTGTATTGCTGCCGCCGGATATATAATCAATGATTATTTTGATGTCAAAATTGATATAGTGAATAAGCCGGAGCGTGTCGTGGTGGGCAGGTATCTCAAACGGCGATGGGCGATGGGTGCTCATCAGGTGCTTAATGTTTTTGGTGCATTGCTTGGCCTGCTTGTCAGTCACTGGGTATTTCTGATCAATGTTTTTTCGATCACATTATTGTGGTTTTATTCCGAGCGTTTTAAAAGAAAGCCATTTATCGGCAACTTTATTGTTTCTCTGCTCACTGGTTTCAGCCTTCTCATTCTAACGGTTTATTTCCCGGCAAACCGTCATCTGGTATTTATTTATGCAGTCTTTTCCTTCTTCATTTCACTGATCCGGGAAATAATCAAAGACATGGAAGATATTCGTGGAGACGCGGCACATGGCTGTCGTACACTTCCGATTATCTGGGGAATCCGAAGGACAAAAACATTTTTGTACAGCGTGGTGTCCCTGTTTGTTGTCACACTCTTTCTGATGGCCAAAGTGCTCGAAAATAATTTGTTGAGTATTCTGTTCATATTATTACTACTTCCGATTGGCTGGCTCGTTTTCAGGCTAATGAAATCAGATACACGCCGTGATTTTAAAGAACTCAGTACCTTGTGTAAGCTTATTATGCTTTTGGGCTTGCTTACGATGATCTGGGCCTGA
- the bshA gene encoding N-acetyl-alpha-D-glucosaminyl L-malate synthase BshA — translation MKIGIVCYPTFGGSGVVATELGKSLAKVGHQVHFITYSQPQRLDFFNENLYYHEVNVPTYPLFQYAPYESALSSHMVQVVETAKLDLLHVHYAIPHASSAYLAKQILAQQGIHIPVITTLHGTDITLVGKDPSYEPVVTFSINQSDGVTAVSDSLKRDTYSQFNVTKDIEVIPNFIDLDRFNRQKKDHFKLAICPNNEKLIVHTSNFRKVKRIDDVVMIFSKLRKLLPSKLLLVGDGPDRVRIERLCKDLDMLSDVRFLGKLDAIEEVLSVADLFLMPSESESFGLAALEAMACEVPCITSNAGGLPELNVQGVTGFMSNVGDVDDMVKNAAFVLNDDNLPMFKANALARAKEFDVAKILPHYEAYYERIVENSKMPV, via the coding sequence ATGAAAATTGGTATTGTATGCTATCCTACCTTCGGAGGAAGCGGAGTGGTGGCTACCGAACTTGGTAAATCTCTTGCAAAAGTAGGACATCAGGTTCATTTTATTACTTATTCACAGCCTCAAAGATTAGATTTTTTCAATGAGAATTTATACTATCACGAAGTAAACGTACCTACGTATCCACTTTTTCAGTATGCACCCTACGAATCAGCTTTGTCCAGCCATATGGTACAGGTTGTTGAAACTGCAAAACTGGACCTGCTTCATGTTCACTACGCAATTCCGCATGCTTCGTCTGCTTATCTGGCCAAACAGATCCTTGCACAACAGGGAATCCATATTCCGGTGATCACCACTTTACACGGCACAGACATAACCTTAGTAGGAAAAGATCCCTCTTATGAGCCTGTTGTAACGTTCAGTATCAATCAGTCGGACGGAGTTACGGCTGTATCCGATTCTTTGAAAAGGGATACTTACAGCCAGTTTAACGTAACAAAAGATATTGAAGTAATTCCGAATTTTATTGATCTGGATCGTTTTAACAGACAAAAGAAAGATCACTTCAAATTGGCTATTTGTCCGAACAATGAAAAACTTATTGTACATACTTCCAATTTCCGTAAGGTAAAAAGGATTGATGATGTCGTTATGATTTTCAGCAAATTACGTAAGCTTTTGCCAAGCAAGCTGCTTTTGGTAGGCGACGGTCCGGACCGCGTGCGTATTGAACGTTTATGTAAGGATCTGGATATGCTTTCCGATGTACGCTTTCTGGGAAAACTGGATGCTATTGAAGAGGTTCTTTCGGTAGCCGATTTGTTTTTAATGCCTTCTGAATCAGAAAGTTTTGGTTTGGCCGCTTTGGAAGCGATGGCTTGTGAAGTCCCATGTATTACATCCAATGCCGGCGGATTGCCTGAATTAAATGTACAGGGCGTTACCGGATTTATGAGTAATGTGGGTGATGTAGATGATATGGTCAAAAATGCAGCTTTTGTGTTAAATGATGACAATTTGCCAATGTTTAAGGCAAATGCTTTGGCGCGGGCAAAAGAATTTGATGTAGCCAAAATACTTCCTCACTATGAGGCTTATTATGAGCGTATTGTAGAAAATAGTAAGATGCCTGTCTGA
- a CDS encoding FAD-dependent oxidoreductase — translation MLPNIPDTNYKRVVIIGAGFGGLALAREIAKREDLQVVIIDRNNYHQFQPLFYQVAMAGIEPSSISFPLRKVFQSKKNVHIRITEVHSVNPDRKSVQTDLGEITYDYLVIATGASTNYFGMKEIEQRAIPMKTVSEALALRNRILQNFEDALSANSDDEREGLMSVVVVGGGPTGVELSGTLAEMRSYILPKDYPELDFKSMQIHLLEGA, via the coding sequence ATGCTACCGAACATTCCGGATACAAATTATAAAAGAGTTGTCATCATCGGAGCTGGTTTTGGGGGACTGGCTTTGGCGAGGGAAATTGCAAAAAGGGAAGATTTACAGGTGGTAATCATTGACCGCAATAATTACCACCAGTTTCAGCCTTTATTTTATCAGGTTGCAATGGCTGGTATTGAGCCAAGTTCTATTTCTTTCCCTTTAAGAAAGGTATTTCAGTCAAAGAAAAATGTACATATCCGGATTACCGAAGTCCATAGTGTTAATCCCGACCGGAAATCGGTTCAAACTGATCTTGGTGAAATTACCTATGATTATCTGGTGATTGCAACTGGTGCAAGTACCAATTATTTTGGTATGAAGGAAATTGAGCAACGGGCTATTCCCATGAAAACTGTTTCCGAAGCGCTTGCACTAAGGAACCGTATCCTGCAAAATTTTGAAGATGCATTGTCTGCCAATTCTGATGATGAACGCGAAGGCTTGATGAGCGTGGTGGTAGTCGGCGGCGGCCCAACTGGTGTTGAGTTGTCGGGTACGCTGGCAGAAATGAGGTCATATATTTTACCAAAAGATTATCCTGAACTGGATTTTAAATCGATGCAGATTCATCTTTTGGAAGGAGCTTAA